The Epinephelus lanceolatus isolate andai-2023 chromosome 11, ASM4190304v1, whole genome shotgun sequence genome window below encodes:
- the ftr82 gene encoding finTRIM family, member 82, giving the protein MADHTSPDYFSCSLCVNLLRDPVAIPCGHSFCMDCISGYWNEADYTGIYICPQCKITFTQRPVLRPNATLSMVAEKIKKSGLNLNLNTSQGNIYAGPTDVACDFCSGKKLKAVKSCLNCLASYCEKHLKPHYESATFKRHKLVEVLGNLDRKICPQHQKSLELFCRTDQMCICAICTVSEHKGHDIVSAEAERGEKQKLLGISQAEIRQKCQERVKELEELKTAVDSLKNSAQRAMVESQKMFEDMIRSIERMRSEVTKLIGINEKAAFNQAEALIERLEQEIDELKKKETGLKQLYSTEDHIHFLQNFNYLCTPTDDGFIPRVTVNPDFSFGAVRKAVAEIKDRLEEFGREELLRISKSVSEVPVYTTESRTLDRRSRGKEVVDNTPSPPPEPKSRADFVKYFCQLKMDPSTAYKELYVSDNSRKVIRTRELQPYGDNPERFDSFAQVLCREALSGGRFYWEIEWSGEFSIGVAYRSISRKGKGSLCLLGYNDKSWSLLCSDNGYSAWHNRVDKAVSGPHSPRIGVYLDHTAGVLAFYSIGNTMTLLHRFETTFVEPLYPGFGVGTSVKICNVK; this is encoded by the exons ATGGCTGATCACACTTCACCAGATTATTTCAGCTGCTCCCTGTGTGTGAACCTACTGAGGGACCCTGTGGCGATCCCCTGTGGCCACAGTTTCTGCATGGACTGCATCAGTGGCTACTGGAACGAGGCTGACTACACAGGGATTTACATTTGTCCCCAGTGCAAGATCACGTTCACCCAGAGGCCAGTGCTGCGGCCCAACGCCACTCTCAGCATGGTGGCTGAGAAGATCAAGAAGAGTGGCTTGAACCTCAACCTCAACACATCCCAGGGGAACATATACGCTGGACCAACCGACGTAGCCTGTGATTTCTGCTCTGGGAAGAAATTAAAGGCTGTAAAGTCCTGTCTTAACTGTCTGGCGTCCTACTGCGAGAAGCACCTGAAGCCACACTACGAATCAGCCACTTTCAAAAGGCATAAGCTGGTGGAGGTGCTGGGAAACCTGGACAGGAAGATCTGCCCGCAGCACCAGAAGTCCCTGGAGCTCTTCTGTCGAACAGACCAGATGTGTATCTGTGCTATCTGCACAGTCAGTGAACACAAGGGCCATGACATCGTCTCTGCTGAGGCAGAGAGGGGTGAGAAACAG AAACTCTTGGGAATCTCCCAAGCTGAGATTAGACAAAAATGCCAGGAGAGGGTGAAGGAGCTGGAGGAACTAAAGACTGCTGTGGATTCACTGAAG AACTCGGCCCAGAGAGCCATGGTGGAAAGCCAGAAGATGTTTGAGGACATGATCCGCTCCATTGAGAGgatgaggtcagaggtcaccaaGCTGATCGGTATCAATGAGAAGGCTGCTTTCAACCAGGCCGAGGCTTTGATCGAGAGACTTGAACAAGAGATCGATGAACTGAAGAAAAAGGAGACCGGCCTCAAGCAGCTCTACAGCACTGAGGACCACATCCACTTTTTGCAG AACTTCAACTACCTCTGCACCCCCACTGATGACGGCTTCATACCCAGAGTGACCGTGAACCCCGACTTCTCCTTCGGGGCTGTCAGGAAAGCTGTGGCTGAGATCAAGGATCGCCTGGAGGAGTTTGgcagagaggagctgctgaggaTCTCCAAGTCAG TGAGCGAGGTCCCAGTGTACACTACAGAGAGTCGAACATTggacaggaggagcagag GCAAAGAAGTGGTGGACAAcaccccttctcctcctccagagCCAAAGAGCAGAGCAGATTTTGTGAAAT ACTTCTGCCAGCTGAAGATGGACCCTAGCACGGCCTACAAGGAGCTGTACGTCTCTGACAACAGCAGAAAAGTCATCCGCACCAGGGAGCTGCAGCCCTACGGAGACAACCCAGAGCGCTTCGACAGCTTTGCCCAGGTGCTGTGCCGGGAGGCCCTGTCAGGAGGCCGCTTCTACTGGGAGATCGAGTGGAGCGGGGAGTTCTCCATCGGAGTGGCCTACAGGAGCATCAGCAGGAAGGGCAAAGGCTCGCTGTGTCTGCTGGGCTACAACGACAAATCCTGGagtctgctctgctctgacaACGGTTACTCTGCCTGGCACAACCGGGTGGACAAAGCCGTCAGCGGCCCCCACTCCCCCAGAATAGGCGTGTACCTGGACCACACTGCGGGTGTCCTGGCGTTTTACAGCATAGGCAACACCATGACCCTCCTGCATAGGTTCGAAACCACGTTTGTTGAGCCTCTGTATCCAGGCTTTGGAGTTGGAACCTCAGTCAAGATCTGCAATGTGAAGTAA